From Gemmatimonadaceae bacterium, the proteins below share one genomic window:
- a CDS encoding glycosyltransferase family 2 protein, giving the protein MTSPTQPSARPASRTPLPSPELVLSVLIPVYNELHTIETILDAVHAVPVKKQIICVNDRSTDGTTEILRRLHERGRIDVLLEHEVNRGKGAAIRTALAASTGNVVIVQDGDLEYNPAEWPVLLGPIIDGRADAVFGSRFLGGPHRVLYYWHSVGNWVLTTFSNMMTNLNLTDMETCYKAIRGDLARSLRLSADRFGFEPEVTARLAQAGARIYEVPISYSGRTYAEGKKIGWKDGVAAFWHITKSNFTR; this is encoded by the coding sequence ATGACCTCGCCTACCCAGCCCTCCGCGCGCCCCGCGTCGCGCACGCCGCTGCCGAGTCCCGAACTCGTGCTCTCGGTGCTGATTCCCGTCTACAACGAACTGCACACCATCGAGACCATCCTCGACGCGGTGCACGCGGTGCCCGTAAAAAAGCAGATCATCTGTGTGAACGACCGCTCGACGGACGGCACGACGGAGATCCTGCGCCGGCTGCACGAACGCGGCCGCATCGACGTGCTGCTCGAACACGAGGTGAACCGCGGCAAGGGCGCGGCGATCCGCACGGCGCTGGCCGCCAGCACGGGCAACGTCGTCATCGTGCAGGACGGCGACCTCGAGTACAACCCCGCCGAGTGGCCCGTCCTGCTCGGGCCGATCATCGATGGCCGCGCCGATGCGGTGTTTGGCTCGCGCTTCCTCGGCGGCCCGCACCGCGTGCTCTACTACTGGCACTCGGTGGGCAACTGGGTGCTCACGACCTTCAGCAACATGATGACGAACCTCAACCTCACGGACATGGAGACCTGCTACAAGGCCATCCGTGGGGATCTCGCGCGCTCGCTGCGGTTGAGCGCCGACCGCTTTGGCTTCGAGCCCGAGGTGACGGCGCGCCTCGCGCAGGCCGGGGCACGCATCTACGAAGTCCCCATCTCGTACTCTGGTCGCACCTACGCCGAGGGCAAGAAGATCGGCTGGAAGGACGGCGTCGCCGCGTTCTGGCACATCACGAAGTCCAACTTCACGCGATGA
- a CDS encoding sigma-54-dependent Fis family transcriptional regulator encodes MSSSDRRPSILVVDDESGILQTLEILLRAEGFSVHVAQGGKPALEKLPEIKPDIVLTDVRMPQVGGVEVLNAARELDPEMPVILMTAQATLQTAMQAVNAGAFYYIQKPFRNDELLAILRRAAEHRELRVENRSLKREIRKRDRRGAGAPVGNHRVWLEVLSLAEAVAHTDSTVLITGESGTGKEVVARYIHDLSPRADSTFQSINCGALPEGLLESELFGHVKGAFTGAVRDRDGLFKSAAGGTFFLDEIGETTAATQVKLLRVLQHREVIPVGATEAQAIDVRLVAATNRDLEEEIKRGNFRRDLFYRLNVIALHLPPLRERAEDIPLLAESFLARSAQQREESPKRLGDDALEAMLAYSWPGNVRELENALERAVILSGSGTIGVGALPERITERRTEPLVSDRVAVNPTLDVIEKAYILWVLQSEAGNKTRAAEVLGIDPSTLHRKLARYGVDS; translated from the coding sequence GTGAGCAGTAGCGACCGTCGTCCCAGCATCCTCGTCGTCGATGACGAGTCCGGGATCCTGCAGACCCTGGAGATCCTGCTCCGCGCCGAAGGCTTCAGCGTGCACGTCGCGCAGGGCGGCAAGCCCGCGCTGGAGAAGCTGCCGGAGATCAAGCCCGACATCGTGCTGACCGACGTGCGGATGCCGCAGGTCGGCGGCGTCGAGGTGCTGAACGCCGCGCGCGAGCTGGATCCGGAGATGCCGGTCATCCTGATGACGGCCCAGGCCACCCTCCAGACGGCGATGCAGGCCGTGAACGCCGGCGCCTTCTACTACATCCAGAAGCCGTTCCGGAACGACGAGTTGCTCGCCATTCTGCGCCGCGCCGCCGAGCATCGCGAGCTGCGCGTCGAGAACCGCAGCCTCAAGCGCGAGATCCGCAAGCGCGACCGCCGCGGCGCCGGCGCGCCGGTGGGCAACCACCGCGTGTGGCTCGAGGTCCTGAGCCTGGCCGAGGCAGTGGCGCACACGGACTCGACGGTGCTGATCACCGGCGAGTCCGGCACCGGCAAGGAAGTCGTCGCGCGCTACATCCACGACCTCTCGCCGCGCGCGGACTCCACCTTCCAGAGCATCAACTGCGGTGCGCTGCCCGAAGGCCTGCTGGAGAGCGAGCTCTTCGGCCACGTGAAGGGCGCCTTCACCGGCGCCGTGCGCGATCGCGACGGCCTGTTTAAGTCGGCAGCGGGCGGAACGTTCTTCCTTGACGAGATCGGCGAGACCACGGCCGCCACGCAGGTCAAGCTGCTGCGCGTGCTGCAGCACCGCGAGGTGATTCCCGTCGGCGCCACCGAGGCGCAGGCGATCGACGTGCGCCTCGTGGCGGCCACCAATCGCGACCTCGAGGAGGAGATCAAGCGCGGCAACTTCCGCCGCGACCTGTTCTACCGCCTCAACGTCATCGCGCTGCACCTGCCGCCGCTGCGCGAGCGCGCCGAGGACATCCCGCTGCTGGCGGAATCGTTCCTGGCCCGCAGCGCCCAGCAGCGCGAAGAGTCGCCCAAGCGACTCGGCGACGACGCCCTCGAGGCGATGCTCGCCTACAGCTGGCCCGGCAACGTGCGTGAATTGGAGAACGCGCTCGAGCGCGCCGTCATCCTCTCCGGCAGCGGGACGATTGGGGTGGGCGCCCTGCCGGAGCGCATCACCGAGCGGCGCACCGAACCGTTGGTGAGCGATCGGGTGGCGGTGAATCCCACGCTCGACGTCATCGAGAAGGCGTACATCCTGTGGGTGCTGCAATCCGAGGCGGGCAACAAGACGCGGGCGGCCGAGGTGCTCGGCATCGATCCGTCCACGCTGCATCGCAAGCTCGCGCGCTACGGCGTCGACTCGTGA